The region AGACACACAGAGCGCTGGTTGCGTATGAGGCATGGAGGTCTGGCGCTTTCGGAGCTGAGATTGCTGCGCGGATCGGGGAGTCCTGCTTCGACGACTTGGACGCCCCCGTGATGCGCGTGGGAGGCCTCAACGTGCCGATGCCCTACGCCGCGAACCTGGAGCTCGAGGTGGTGCCCAACGCTTCCCGCATCGCCTCCCGCTGTCGGGAACTGGTGGGGTAGGTACTGCTCTGTACCGAGCACTGTCATGCTGTTCGTGCTCGTCCCGCCCTAACACCGTGTCATCTGTTGTGGCGTCATGCTGAGCCCGTCGAAGCACCCGTCATGCTGAGCCCGTCGAAGCACCCGTCATGCTGAGCCCGTCGAAGCATGCGCTCGTGGTCCGCATGGTGGTATCTCCACTCTGGATAGTCGGGCATCGTCATGCTTCGACAGGCTCAGCATGACGATAACCCGCGCTCGCAGCCCAAGCTCGGCATCAGGGTAACACTCGTTCGCTCGCGTATGAGGCACAGGTGAGAGGCGCAATCTCCATCGCCGCTATCACGAGGGAATGGCGAGACGACCTGGCCACTCTCATCCAAGCCCCACCACGACCGAAGGCCCCATCTATGACAGACCCTCACATCCCACCTGGATCGGTCCGCAGTGAACGGCCTCGCAGGCTCGATGCCTATTCAGTCCCCACATCCACCCCGCACCGAGCTGCAAGCTCTTCGATCAGCAGCAGGTACGGAACCTCCATCCCGTTCCTTTGCCAGCCGACCGGCACGCGTGCGCTGCCGGACGGCGCTACGGCACGCTCAGCGCGACCCCTAAGTACTCCTAGGGATGCCCGCCAGGCTTACGAGCAACTCGTGGGTGTCCGTAATCTACCGAGGGCCGCTTTCAGGGCCCTCGGTAGATGGCCGGTTCCCGAGTCTTCTACGGACCCACTCGATAGGGTCGCATCATCTCGTTGTCTTCGTGCTCCACGATGTGGCAGTGCCACACGTACAGGCCTGGGATGTCGAAGCGCGCCTTCACGCGGGTGATTTCGCCAGGATACGCAATCACTGTGTCCTTGAAGCCGGTCTCCCATAACTCGGGCCCCCGGGTCATTGCGCTCCCGATCACGTCACCCATCGGCGTGCGATCCACGACCTCGAACATGACCAAGTGGAGGTGAATCGGATGCGCGTCCATGGTGAAGTTATGGATCTCCCAGATCTCTGTGTCTCCGACGCCAGGGTTCTCGGTGATCGGATCCATCCAGCGCAGCAGGTTCGGGGAGCCGTCGGGGTTAAGCGTACCCAGTAGCGCAGCCGTCGGTCCGAAGGGCTCGCCGTCCCCGCAGTCCAACACGATGTTGCCGTCGTTGTCCTCGCTCACCATCACCGTCGCGGAGTCCACTTCGCCGAGGGCCAACCGCCGCGAGCGCACCTCCGTACCCAGTCTTTTCTGCTTGGGCAGCTTGAGCTGTGCAGGTGGAGTGCTGAGGTCTCTGCTCACGAGTGACCCCACTGCAAACTTCAGCACTTGGCCCGTGGTAAACGGGTCTGCGTAGTCGAAGTCCTGTCCCGGAACTCCTCCCGAAAACGGCTCGTCCGGTCCTTCGTTGATCAGATACAGGTCGGTACCTTCGGGTAGCCCGGTGAAGTCCACTATCACATCGGCACGCTCGGCAGGACCCATCAGAAGCGCATCCCGTTGCACGGGCGCAGGGAGGAAGCCGCCTTCAGCTCCGATCTGCCAGAACGGCAATGCAGCCGAGGCAGGGCGGACCGTCGGATTGCCGGCCACCAGCTTCAGAATCAGGAATCGCGAGTTGCAGCCGTTGAGAAGCCGGAAGCGGTACCTTCTGGGCTCGACGTCCAGTGTAGGCCACGTGCGCCCGTTCACAACCATGGTATTCCCGAAGAACTCGGGGTTCCAGATGGGTGAGACATCGCTGGGACCCGTGCAGCCGTAGTCCGGGATGAACGGAATCTGCAACTGACTGGGTAGCAAGCCCTCGAAGTATGCGCGGTTGGCAGGGTAGAAGAGCGAGCCGTCCTCATTGAATGTGCGGTCTTGAATGGCGATCGGAATCTCGTAGTACCGCGTGCCCGGTCTGTCACCCCAGGCGGGGGCTGGACCCGGAAGCCGGTTACCTTGAACGTCGGTCGGCCCGCCACGCAGGATGTAGAAGCCTGCCGGTCCGGCATAGACGTTGGCCCGGGTCATACCTAGTGTGTGGTCGTGATACCACAGGGTCGCGGCAGGCTGGTCGTTCGGATACTGGAACACAGCGGTCCCAGGATCGGTGTTCGACTGGTCGAACTGACCGAAGTGAGTGCCGACGGTGGCATAGCCTGGTGGAATGTTCCGCGCGTTGGGGAGATACCACGCCTCGGGATAGCCATCGCTCTCCGGTCCGACGTGGGCTCCGTGCACGTGCGTCACGATTGGAACGGGGCCCGTATAGGGCGTCGGATCGTACCCGTGCATGTCACGACCCATGAGGCCACCTGGGGGGTTGGCCCAGTGCAATGTCTGATCGATCGGCAGCAGGTGAGGAAGGAAGTCCCCGTTCGCGTCCACTAGATCGTTGATCCACTTCACTCGCACAGGCCGGTTTACCCTTGCCTCGATGGTGAACGATGGGTAGTTGAAAGAACCAGGGTGGTTGACGGAACCGTAGCCCCAGACGGTCGTGGCCGGGTAGGGTGAAGGCAATATCTGTTGCTCGAACTGCCTCACCGCAATCTCATAGTAGTCTACGCTCGGCGACCCCTTCTGCAACGCTTTGGTGGTTTTGGGCATTGCGGGCGGAATCACGAGTGACTGGCCATACTTGGGAATAAGATTCGGATCGAGGATGTCAGCGGGTGTCGCCAACGGGCCGGCTATGACCGCGCCGGCGAGCAGTCGCCAAAAAGAACTTGTCACCGGTCATCTCCCTTTCTGTTGCTGCGTGAACCAGCGTTGTGGGACTACGCGGCACAGTATGACCTGCTCGGGACCCGCTCCTGGGTGCACTTCGCACCGGGAACGCATTGCCGCAGCCTCGCCTGCGGATGCGCGCAGCACTGTTTAGCATGTCTGCTCTAAGAATTGTATCACGGAGTGGGATCTGTGCCAACATGCGAGCGACGTGACGAGCCCCGGAGCTACCCGCAAGCCACCCGGGGCGGGCTGGGCTGCGTCAGCCCAGCCCGGTGACCTCCACCCCACACCGGGCTGCAAGCTCTTCGATCAGCAGCAGGTACGGAACCTCCATCCCGTTCCTTTGCCAGCCGACCGGCACGCGTGCGCTGCCGGAGACTAAGTAGGCCACTGGCGACAGAGTGTGCTCGCCCGAGCGCAGGGTGAGCGTATACCGGTGCTTGCCACCCGGCGAAGGCGCGATGGAGCGCACCTCCTTGTAGGGGATGGAGACCGTCTTCAGCAGCGAGACCAGCTCGAAGTGGTCTTCGTACAGCCGGACCTCGGTGGCCTCGCTGCGCTTTCCCGCCAGGTTCGCCATCGCTGCCCGACCCGCGCGCATCGCCGCCGAGAGACCCTCCTTCAGCGCCGTGCCCAGGTCCTTTTCCTGCAGCCCGACCTTCGCTGCCTTAGCCTTGGCCCTCGCGTCCTGCTTGATTCCGCCCGCACCGACCTCGAACCACTGGATGCACGCGGGCGGTGAATAGACTACGGGTTCCTCCACTCGCTTCGCCTCCTCGCTACCGCTCTTACGTCATCGGCCCGGCGCCGGGTTGCGTCCCGTGTCGAAACGCATACCGCAGGAACAGCTCGCCCTCCTCCTCGAACACCGAGAGAAGCCTCAGACGGGGCAGGGCGTCTGACGGGAATGCAGGCGCGGTAATGACGGTCGGCCCGTCGCCGCCGCGCAGCTTCGGAGCGAGCGTAAGGAACAATTCGTCCACGTAACCAGCCCGAATCAGGTGCCCGTTCAAGATGGATCCACCCTCCACGAGCAACGTCCGAACCCCTCTCGCACGTCTCAGGTGCCGGACAGCATCCGTGGCGTCGGCCACCCGCACGACCTCGGCGCCGGAGGGCAGAGCAGGGACATCGCCGCTGGCCAGGTACAGAATCGCCCTCTCCGGTGCCTCCTCGAAGAAGCTGAGGTCCTTCGGCAGCTGCCCACTCTGAGATAGAACGGCCCGCGTAAGCCCCAGCGGATACCCCATCCTCGGGTCGGCCCGCAGAGTCCCCGCCCCAATCAGCACGGCGTCCACCTGGGTCCTTATCCTCTCCATCAGGCGCTTGTCTGTCGCAGAACCGAGGCCTTTGGCGTTCTGAACGTTGACGATACGGCCGTCAAGCGTGCAAACCATGTTGATCACGGTATGGGGGCGCGCATCCGGCGGGTCTGGGAACGTTAAGGACAGGTAGGGCTCGGTTTCGCGTTCATTGGGCGGAAGAAGGGCTCTCATCTCGATGGTCAACGTACCGGACGACGTACACTATTAATCAAGTCATCCCGAGTGGACGGGACTAGGGAGAACATGAGCGACAGCGTTTTCGACGGCACAAGAGACGAAGAGCAACGGGGGAGCAACGCTCTGGCCATCCTGGAGGAGCTAATCCGCATGGTGCCGCGCGACAACCCGCGACTGCTGAACTACCTCCGGAGCCTTCAGGTGCGGCTCCAGATGGACGCCGAAGACCGCGAGAAGATGCAGCAGGCGCTGGCCGAGTTCGAGGAAGCGTACGAGAAACTGACCTCGCCCGCCAATCGGGTCTGCGTGTATTTGGGCAAGAAGGACGATTACGCACTGATCGCGCTCGGTGACACCGAGTTCGTGGCCAATCTCGATCCGAAGGCAGACTTGGCAAACCTTCAGCCCGGCACGCAGGTACGTGTGAACGAGGCGTACACCGTGTTGGAAGACCTCGGCGTGCATTCGGGTGGGCAGATTGTCAAGGTTACCGATGTGTACGACGAGGGTCGCCTTCGTGTAGCCACCGACGTGCAGGGCTCGGGTGGACGCATAGTGCGGCGCGGTGCGCCCATTATGGACGCCAAGATCGAGCCAGGCGATGAGGTGCGAATGGACCCGACCTTCCGCCTCGCGGTGGAGCACTATGGGCGTAACGAAGTGCGTGACTACTACTTGGAGGATGTCCCCGAGCTTCCGTGGAGCAAGGTGGGAGGCCAAGAAGAAGCAATCCGCCTAATCAAGGACACGATCGAATACCCGCTGCTCCACCCCGAGGTGTACCGGAGGTTCGACAAGAAGCCAATCAAAGGCATCCTGCTTTATGGCCCGCCCGGCTGCGGGAAGACGCTGATAGGGAAGGCGACCGCTTACAACCTGACACAGGAGTACTCCAAAGTCCGCGGAGAGAAGGTGGAGGAGTACTTCATGTTCATTAGCGGCCCGCGCATCCTGAACATGTGGCTGGGCGAGACCGAACGCATGGTGCGCGAGATCTTCACCACCGCACGCGAGAAGGCGAGCGATGGGAAGCTGGTGTTCATCTTTATTGACGAGTGCGAGTCGATCCTGCGCACACGCAGTTCGGGCCGATGGCTGAACATCTCCAACACCGTCGTACCGCAGTTCTGTGCGGAGATGGATGGGTTGGTAGAGCTGCAGAACGTGGTGGTGATGCTCACTTCCAACCGACCCGACTACATAGACCCGGCGGTGCTGCGGCCCGAGCGAATCGACCGCAAGGTGAAAATAGGTCGTCCGGACCGACTCGCGACCGAGGACATCCTACGTATCTACCTTCACTCCGGCGTGCCGCTCGACCCCGCGCTTCGCGCGGAGTTCGACGGGGACTCCGATGCTGCCCGAGAGTGCGCCATCCATCGGGCGGCCGAGTACCTGTGGCGCCGCACCACCGAGACGCAGTTCCTCACCGTGTTCCTGCGCAACGGTAGCCGCGACGTTCTGCACTGGTCGGACTTGGTGAGTGGTGCGCTTCTCAAGTCGTCGGTGGATCGAGCGAAAGACTATGCCATCCGTCGCGCTATCGAGCAGGGGGAGCAGGATGGGGGTGTGTCCGTGGAAGACCTGACAACCGCCATCCGCACCGAGTTCCGCGAGAACGAGATCTTCCCAAAGACGGATACGCAAGAGGACTGGCTGAAGCTGCTGGACTATGAGGCAGAGGACGTTGCGGGCCTGAAGCCGGTCCGCGAGGACGACTACGACGCGCTCCAGGGCCAGATCGTCTGACGGGACCCGGGTTACTGGGCGGCTATCATGACCTTGCTCGTTTGGTCTCGCCATTCGGCGTCTGTCTCGATATGAGCACTGCACTTCGTCTCGGGGCTAAGTGACAAGACCCGTCATGCTGAGCCTGTCGAAGCATGACGGGGTTGGGGTGGCGTGGTATGCTGTTACCTCAGCATTACCGTGATGGTCGGTTCTCGCCACCCTGCGCTACGAATAGG is a window of Fimbriimonadia bacterium DNA encoding:
- a CDS encoding multicopper oxidase domain-containing protein, whose translation is MPKTTKALQKGSPSVDYYEIAVRQFEQQILPSPYPATTVWGYGSVNHPGSFNYPSFTIEARVNRPVRVKWINDLVDANGDFLPHLLPIDQTLHWANPPGGLMGRDMHGYDPTPYTGPVPIVTHVHGAHVGPESDGYPEAWYLPNARNIPPGYATVGTHFGQFDQSNTDPGTAVFQYPNDQPAATLWYHDHTLGMTRANVYAGPAGFYILRGGPTDVQGNRLPGPAPAWGDRPGTRYYEIPIAIQDRTFNEDGSLFYPANRAYFEGLLPSQLQIPFIPDYGCTGPSDVSPIWNPEFFGNTMVVNGRTWPTLDVEPRRYRFRLLNGCNSRFLILKLVAGNPTVRPASAALPFWQIGAEGGFLPAPVQRDALLMGPAERADVIVDFTGLPEGTDLYLINEGPDEPFSGGVPGQDFDYADPFTTGQVLKFAVGSLVSRDLSTPPAQLKLPKQKRLGTEVRSRRLALGEVDSATVMVSEDNDGNIVLDCGDGEPFGPTAALLGTLNPDGSPNLLRWMDPITENPGVGDTEIWEIHNFTMDAHPIHLHLVMFEVVDRTPMGDVIGSAMTRGPELWETGFKDTVIAYPGEITRVKARFDIPGLYVWHCHIVEHEDNEMMRPYRVGP
- a CDS encoding RibD family protein; translated protein: MRALLPPNERETEPYLSLTFPDPPDARPHTVINMVCTLDGRIVNVQNAKGLGSATDKRLMERIRTQVDAVLIGAGTLRADPRMGYPLGLTRAVLSQSGQLPKDLSFFEEAPERAILYLASGDVPALPSGAEVVRVADATDAVRHLRRARGVRTLLVEGGSILNGHLIRAGYVDELFLTLAPKLRGGDGPTVITAPAFPSDALPRLRLLSVFEEEGELFLRYAFRHGTQPGAGPMT
- a CDS encoding AAA family ATPase, whose protein sequence is MSDSVFDGTRDEEQRGSNALAILEELIRMVPRDNPRLLNYLRSLQVRLQMDAEDREKMQQALAEFEEAYEKLTSPANRVCVYLGKKDDYALIALGDTEFVANLDPKADLANLQPGTQVRVNEAYTVLEDLGVHSGGQIVKVTDVYDEGRLRVATDVQGSGGRIVRRGAPIMDAKIEPGDEVRMDPTFRLAVEHYGRNEVRDYYLEDVPELPWSKVGGQEEAIRLIKDTIEYPLLHPEVYRRFDKKPIKGILLYGPPGCGKTLIGKATAYNLTQEYSKVRGEKVEEYFMFISGPRILNMWLGETERMVREIFTTAREKASDGKLVFIFIDECESILRTRSSGRWLNISNTVVPQFCAEMDGLVELQNVVVMLTSNRPDYIDPAVLRPERIDRKVKIGRPDRLATEDILRIYLHSGVPLDPALRAEFDGDSDAARECAIHRAAEYLWRRTTETQFLTVFLRNGSRDVLHWSDLVSGALLKSSVDRAKDYAIRRAIEQGEQDGGVSVEDLTTAIRTEFRENEIFPKTDTQEDWLKLLDYEAEDVAGLKPVREDDYDALQGQIV